In one window of Cellulophaga sp. HaHa_2_95 DNA:
- the rplS gene encoding 50S ribosomal protein L19 — MEALLKFVQDEFVTKKEFPKFSAGDTITVYYEIKEGEKTRTQFFRGVVIQRRGSGSSETFTIRKMSGTIGVERIFPINMPALQKVEVNKRGKVRRSRIFYFRGLTGKKARIKEVRA; from the coding sequence ATGGAAGCATTATTAAAATTTGTTCAAGACGAATTTGTTACTAAAAAAGAATTCCCAAAATTTTCAGCTGGTGATACTATCACAGTTTATTATGAAATTAAGGAAGGTGAAAAAACACGTACTCAGTTTTTTAGAGGTGTTGTAATTCAAAGAAGAGGTTCTGGATCATCAGAAACTTTTACAATTAGAAAAATGTCTGGAACAATAGGAGTTGAGCGTATCTTCCCTATCAACATGCCAGCATTACAAAAAGTAGAAGTTAATAAAAGAGGTAAAGTTAGAAGATCTCGTATCTTTTACTTCAGAGGACTTACTGGTAAGAAAGCTAGAATTAAAGAAGTGCGTGCTTAA